The Engystomops pustulosus chromosome 9, aEngPut4.maternal, whole genome shotgun sequence genome includes a window with the following:
- the LOC140076958 gene encoding peptidoglycan recognition protein 1-like translates to MTRLVLLLATVLVVAYGCPNIIPKSTWSTRKTNCRDNLRSPVPWAIIHHTATPSCSSRAACTSQARSIQDHHTRTNKWCDIGYNFLIGNDGSIFEGRGWSKVGAHAKGSNSKSIGISFIGNFQNSLPSAAAISAAKSLISCGVKLKKIRSDYKLKGHSDVFSTECPGRSLYNNIKTWPRFVPGKA, encoded by the exons ATGACTCGTCTCGTACTTCTTCTGGCGACAGTTTTGGTCGTGGCATATG GATGTCCCAATATCATCCCAAAATCAACCTGGAGTACGAGAAAAACAAACTGCAGAGATAATTTAAGAAGTCCGGTCCCCTGGGCGATCATCCATCATACAGCGACCCCCTCCTGCTCATCCAGAGCCGCCTGCACCAGCCAAGCCCGAAGCATCCAGGACCATCACACACGGACCAACAAATGGTGTGACATTGGGTACAA CTTCCTAATCGGCAATGACGGCAGCATATTCGAAGGTCGCGGCTGGTCTAAAGTCGGGGCTCATGCTAAAGGTTCCAACTCTAAGTCCATTGGGATTTCCTTCATTGGCAACTTTCAGA ACAGTCTCCCGTCCGCAGCCGCCATAAGCGCAGCTAAAAGCCTCATTAGTTGTGGGGTTAAGCTGAAGAAGATCCGATCTGACTACAAACTAAAGGGTCACAGCGATGTCTTCAGCACTGAGTGTCCTGGAAGATCTCTGTATAACAACATCAAAACATGGCCGAGGTTTGTGCCGGGGAAAGCATAA